AGGGCCGCTTCGCCGAGAGTGGCCTGCGCCCAGTAGTCGGGGCCGGCCTCCAGGCGCCGCCGGCACAGGTCGCGCACCATCGCCGCCTGGTCGCGGGCATCGGCGGCGTGTCCCAGGAGGAGCAGCGTGGTCGCCGCATTGATTCCCGTGTACAGGGCCGCGTCGAGATCGCCCCGTTCCTGCGCGCCGCGGAAGCCCTGGCTGTAGAGGTCGTTGGCGCGAATGAGGCTCGCGCGGCGCCGCTCCGGATCGCGTTCCCACTCCCACCGATCGCGCCAGGTGCGGGCCAGCACGCCGAGCGCATCGGGATCCTCCGCCTCGGCCAGCAGGGCTTCCAGGAGGGCCTGGGCCCGGTCGGTGGCGCCGGCTCGCGCCAGCGCGAGGGCCAGCACGCGCATGGTGCGGCGATCGGCCACTTCGGCCCGCACGTACGCGGCCAGTTCGTCGAAGGCCTGGAGCGGTTCGCCGGCGGCCAGTTGCCGCTCGGCCTCCCTGACCCGGTCCGCGAGGTCGCCCGCCGGATCGGTCAGGACCGCGCCAGCGCGTCCGGTGTCGGGAGTCGTCGCCATGTGGCCGCCACCTCCGCGAGGCCCGCGAGATCGAGATTGGCCCCGCTCAGGACACATACCACCTTCTGGCCGCGATACCCCCGCGCCAGGTCGCGGATCAAGGCGGCGACGGCCACGGCGCCCGACGGTTCGACCAGCACCTTCTCGTCCTCGAAGAGCTGCAGGGTGGCGCTGGCGATTTCGGCCTCGGACGCCTCCAGGGCGCCGTCCACGTATTGCCGGGCCAGTGCGAAACCAGTGGCTCCCGGCGCGGTCGCGAGCAGGCCGTCGGCGATCGAGCGTGCAAACGGCTGCGGAATGAGCTCCCCGGCCGCGAGCGCCGATCGGAACGCGGGGTTCAGTTCGGGCTGCACGCCGTAGATTCGGCCGCCGAAATCGCCCTGCTTGAGGACAGCCGCCGCGCCCGCGATCAGGCCGCCGCCGCCCACCGGGATGACGACGGCCGCGGCGTCGGGGGCTTCTTCGAGAAGTTCG
The sequence above is a segment of the Candidatus Tanganyikabacteria bacterium genome. Coding sequences within it:
- a CDS encoding threonine/serine dehydratase, translated to MPDFSLDAFRAAADLVWPHIRRTPLLRGAALSEATGCDVWLKCETFQVTHSFKDRAAFGALLPRLAEARERGIATSSSGNFAQAAAYAGRKLGVAVTVVMMESARPNKVAATRAHGAEIAFCPPDFAPREAALDRLLAETGRLKVHPYDDEFTVRGNGTLGFELLEEAPDAAAVVIPVGGGGLIAGAAAVLKQGDFGGRIYGVQPELNPAFRSALAAGELIPQPFARSIADGLLATAPGATGFALARQYVDGALEASEAEIASATLQLFEDEKVLVEPSGAVAVAALIRDLARGYRGQKVVCVLSGANLDLAGLAEVAATWRRLPTPDALARS